Proteins from a genomic interval of Pecten maximus chromosome 13, xPecMax1.1, whole genome shotgun sequence:
- the LOC117341449 gene encoding uncharacterized protein LOC117341449: MKSYPDDRKYVRNNIIGGMACCVVSCILGFVLLPAPTPRLETVSMRIIYCLRWQIWPVLLLTAGIMMVAYKRFFTSAIDPIEGRGEHLVDVHKRYVQNTLEQLVLHVSSSVLLASFISPESMTIIPIRVFLFVLGRVTFWYGYIKSPIKRAFGFQMTFSPSVISLLYCAFCFCNSGPTFGLYET, from the exons ATGAAGTCGTATCCTGACGATAGAAAATATGTTCGAAACAACATTATCGGTGGTATGGCATGTTGTGTGGTGTCGTGCATACTGGGGTTTGTGTTGCTTCCAGCACCCACGCCTCGACTGGAGACGGTGTCGATGAGAATTATATACTGTTTACGCTGGCAAATTTGGCCCGTCCTTTTATTAACAGCAG GTATCATGATGGTTGCTTACAAGCGATTCTTCACCAGCGCCATTGACCCCATCGAGGGCCGAGGGGAACATCTAGTGGATGTCCACAAACGTTACGTACAGAACACTCTAGAACAGCTAGTGTTGCACGTCTCGTCCTCCGTCCTGCTCGCTTCCTTCATCTCGCCGGAATCCATGACAATTATTCCAATTCGTGTTTTCCTCTTTGTTCTCGGACGAGTGACGTTTTGGTATGGTTACATTAAATCTCCGATAAAGAGGGCGTTCGGCTTCCAGATGACGTTCAGTCCAAgtgttatatcattgttatattgtgcattttgtttttgtaattcgGGCCCAACATTTGGTTTATATGAAACTTGA